A single window of Mustela erminea isolate mMusErm1 chromosome 4, mMusErm1.Pri, whole genome shotgun sequence DNA harbors:
- the GCM1 gene encoding chorion-specific transcription factor GCMa yields MDDLTVMAPEDLDSEDKEVLSWDINDMKLPQNVKKTDWFQEWPDSYEKHIYSSEDRNAQRHLSSWAMRNTNNHNSRILKKSCLGVVVCSRDCSAEEGRKIYLRPAICDKARQKQQRKRCPNCDGPLKLIPCRGHGGFPVTNFWRHDGRFIFFQSKGEHDHPKPETKLEAEARRTMKKAHAAASASVPSKLKESPETKSLPGETQSWGSFPLTWSFQEGVQLPGSYNGRLIANTPQQKSLNDCLFFSKSCCLGGTTDLADPTSTLGPTKLYDKCKLSSSWICNGGDLLHPVSGVFSDYGDRQTWNINTALGRQSLNDNCCPSYAFPLTSWPYDFSPSQSSAEPFPQQIPVEPPVAESGCRPLWPNPGGELYEERLHVDFNSCCPSSTCHSPQEDPFLLTYASHPHHQYSLTGKSSKWDFDEDMRGVGLDHYSNEMLLNLCPLR; encoded by the exons AATGTGAAAAAGACTGACTGGTTCCAGGAATGGCCCGACTCCTACGAGAAGCACATCTACAGCTCAGAGGACAGGAACGCACAGCGGCACCTGAGCAGCTGGGCCATGCGCAACACCAACAACCACAACTCCCGCATCCTCAAAAAGTCCTGCCTGGGCGTGGTGGTGTGCAGCCGTGACTGCTCTGCCGAGGAGGGCCGCAAGATCTACCTGCGACCTGCCATCTGCGACAAAGCCCGGCAGAAGCAGCAGA GGAAACGCTGTCCAAACTGCGACGGGCCTCTGAAGCTCATTCCTTGCCGAGGCCATGGGGGCTTCCCGGTCACCAACTTCTGGAGGCACGACGGACGCTTCATATTCTTCCAG TCAAAGGGAGAGCACGATCATCCAAAACCAGAAACCAAATTGGAAGCCGAGGCAagaagaacaatgaaaaaagcACACGCGGCGGCatctgcctctgtcccctcaAAGCTGAAGGAGAGCCCAGAGACAAAG TCTCTTCCAGGTGAAACCCAAAGTTGGGGAAGTTTTCCTTTAACTTGGTCTTTCCAGGAGGGCGTCCAGTTGCCCGGTAGTTACAATGGACGTTTAATAGCTAACACTCCCCAGCAGAAGTCTCTGAATGATTGCTTGTTCTTCTCCAAGAGCTGTTGCTTGGGGGGAACCACTGACCTGGCAGACCCCACTTCCACCTTGGGCCCCACTAAGCTCTATGACAAATGCAAACTGTCCAGTAGTTGGATCTGTAATGGTGGGGACCTGCTTCATCCTGTTTCCGGAGTCTTCTCTGACTACGGTGATCGGCAAACATGGAATATAAATACTGCCTTGGGGAGACAGTCTCTTAATGACAACTGTTGTCCCAGTTATGCTTTCCCTCTGACCAGCTGGCCTTATGACTTCTCCCCTTCCCAAAGCTCTGCAGAACCCTTTCCCCAGCAGATTCCAGTGGAACCGCCTGTGGCCGAAAGTGGCTGTCGCCCATTATGGCCTAATCCAGGGGGTGAGCTTTATGAAGAGAGGCTGCATGTGGATTTTAACAGCTGCTGCCCTTCCTCCACATGCCACTCACCTCAGGAAGACCCCTTTCTCCTTACCTACGCCTCCCATCCCCACCATCAATACTCATTGACAGGCAAGAGCAGCAAATGGGATTTTGATGAAGACATGAGGGGCGTGGGTTTGGATCATTACAGCAATGAGATGCTTCTCAACCTCTGTCCTTTAAGATGA